Proteins from one Cellulosilyticum lentocellum DSM 5427 genomic window:
- a CDS encoding DUF6115 domain-containing protein → MSITIDTMPIICLLWIVVGVVFIIISVIRLANHQESDNHYVTLNKEQGQQTNDLEELFSYFLEEEEKKNQGFRDLLVNILRKQTDLEADHLQQSTKEHQKRQMTNEKLYDEIVKHYENGESIEMIAKNLKKGVGEVKLILSLYNMR, encoded by the coding sequence ATGAGTATAACAATAGATACAATGCCTATTATATGTTTGTTGTGGATTGTTGTGGGGGTCGTTTTTATTATTATTAGTGTGATTCGTTTAGCCAATCATCAAGAATCAGATAATCACTATGTTACTTTGAATAAAGAACAAGGACAACAAACTAATGATTTGGAAGAATTATTTAGCTATTTTCTAGAAGAAGAAGAGAAGAAGAATCAAGGATTTCGTGACTTATTAGTTAATATTTTAAGAAAACAAACAGATTTAGAGGCAGACCACCTGCAACAATCTACTAAAGAACACCAGAAACGGCAGATGACAAATGAAAAACTTTATGATGAGATTGTTAAACACTATGAGAATGGTGAAAGTATAGAAATGATTGCCAAAAATCTGAAGAAAGGTGTAGGAGAAGTGAAACTTATTCTTTCACTTTATAATATGAGATAA
- a CDS encoding FliA/WhiG family RNA polymerase sigma factor: protein MEKKDMNAVWAEYVGTRDTALKSSLIEHYVYLVKLVAGRLGIYLNQYVDSDDLVGYGVLGLIDAVDKFDPGKNVKFETYASLRIRGAILDAIRKLDWVPRTLRKKQKDIDKAYIELEGRLGRQPLDEEVADFLEISIEEYNELLKEVNISSLISIDEYMYQFESVKDPSAPIPENYIEDTEVKEMLAEFIDSLPEREKKVIFLYYYEELTLKEISHVLEVSESRVSQLHTKAVSRLRAYMQKHHFVVPL from the coding sequence ATGGAAAAAAAGGATATGAATGCTGTCTGGGCAGAATATGTAGGTACAAGAGATACAGCACTTAAAAGTAGTTTGATAGAACATTATGTCTATCTTGTTAAGTTAGTTGCTGGAAGATTAGGCATATATCTTAATCAATATGTAGATAGCGATGATCTTGTTGGTTATGGTGTACTAGGCCTGATTGATGCTGTGGATAAGTTTGATCCAGGGAAAAATGTTAAATTTGAAACATATGCTTCTCTAAGAATTAGAGGAGCTATATTAGATGCTATAAGGAAATTAGACTGGGTACCAAGGACACTTAGGAAAAAACAAAAAGATATTGATAAAGCGTATATTGAGCTAGAAGGAAGATTAGGAAGGCAACCATTGGATGAAGAGGTGGCTGACTTTTTAGAAATTAGCATCGAGGAATATAATGAACTTTTAAAAGAGGTGAATATTTCTAGCTTAATATCTATAGATGAATATATGTATCAATTTGAATCTGTTAAGGATCCTAGTGCACCTATTCCAGAGAATTACATTGAGGATACTGAAGTAAAAGAAATGTTGGCTGAGTTTATTGATAGCTTACCAGAAAGAGAAAAAAAGGTTATATTCTTGTACTATTATGAAGAGTTAACATTAAAGGAAATTAGCCATGTACTAGAAGTATCAGAGTCTAGAGTGTCTCAATTACATACGAAAGCAGTTTCTAGATTACGAGCGTATATGCAAAAACACCATTTTGTAGTACCTTTATAA
- a CDS encoding chemotaxis protein CheD, with the protein MSSEANIIKVGMADLNTGKDPDILTTLGLGSCVGIALYDATIKIGGLAHIMLPDSTQIKNNSNIAKFADTAIEALINKLVEQGARKSRLVAKIAGGAHMFEFKNMDDMMRIGTRNVNAVIQILESNNIPILSQDTGSNYGRTVELYTSTGIFRVKTIGHGIKEI; encoded by the coding sequence ATGAGTAGCGAAGCCAATATTATAAAAGTAGGTATGGCGGATTTGAATACAGGTAAAGATCCGGATATATTAACAACATTAGGACTAGGTTCATGTGTAGGAATTGCATTATATGATGCAACTATAAAAATTGGCGGCTTAGCACATATTATGCTTCCAGATAGTACGCAGATTAAAAATAATAGTAATATAGCGAAATTTGCAGATACAGCTATTGAGGCACTTATTAATAAATTAGTAGAGCAAGGGGCAAGAAAAAGTAGGTTAGTTGCTAAGATTGCTGGAGGAGCTCATATGTTTGAGTTTAAAAATATGGATGATATGATGCGTATTGGCACACGTAATGTCAATGCCGTCATACAAATATTAGAAAGCAATAATATTCCAATTTTAAGCCAAGATACAGGGAGCAATTATGGAAGAACAGTAGAACTTTATACAAGTACAGGAATCTTTCGTGTTAAGACAATTGGTCATGGCATCAAAGAAATATAG
- a CDS encoding chemotaxis protein CheC, translating to MGTRNYQDITSEEMDMLREAGNIASGNAMTSLGQLIGCTLDMNVARVRIENIQELADVLGDAEEVIAGMIINVYGDINAMLLLALEPESATKIVNMMLDKKMQDLNELDELGHSVLCETGNILAGSYLSALNTFTGLELDVSIPQMSIDMAGAILSYPAIEFVRNDNTMLFIETAFRDVNGILSGTYILIIDNEAYNKVIDALGVYI from the coding sequence TTGGGGACTCGCAATTATCAAGATATTACAAGCGAAGAGATGGATATGCTACGTGAAGCGGGAAATATTGCTTCAGGCAATGCTATGACATCTTTAGGACAGCTTATTGGTTGTACATTAGATATGAATGTCGCTAGAGTAAGAATAGAAAATATTCAGGAGCTAGCAGATGTCTTAGGTGATGCAGAAGAGGTCATTGCTGGGATGATTATTAATGTATATGGAGACATTAATGCCATGTTACTTTTAGCATTAGAGCCTGAAAGTGCTACTAAAATAGTAAATATGATGCTAGATAAAAAAATGCAGGATTTAAATGAATTAGACGAATTAGGACATTCGGTATTATGTGAAACTGGTAATATTTTAGCAGGTTCTTATCTTAGTGCCCTTAATACATTTACAGGATTAGAGTTAGATGTATCTATACCTCAAATGTCTATTGATATGGCAGGGGCTATATTAAGTTACCCTGCTATTGAATTTGTTAGAAATGATAATACCATGTTATTTATTGAAACTGCCTTTAGAGATGTTAATGGTATATTAAGTGGTACATATATACTTATCATTGATAATGAAGCTTACAATAAAGTCATAGATGCATTAGGTGTGTACATATGA
- a CDS encoding chemotaxis protein CheW translates to MEHISETIQQFIVFKLDMQLFGIDIQNVQIIEKMKSIMRVPKVPACVKGVMNLRGEIIPVISLREQFELEHLDYTDKTRIVIVKLEDAMVGIIVDEVKEVIEIANDQIEAVQNIQGKMKTSHILGVGKVEENIVTLLNLSNIIEEAFENEELR, encoded by the coding sequence ATGGAGCATATTAGTGAGACAATACAACAATTTATTGTATTTAAGTTAGACATGCAATTATTTGGAATTGATATTCAGAACGTGCAAATTATTGAAAAGATGAAATCTATTATGCGTGTGCCTAAAGTTCCTGCTTGTGTAAAAGGCGTTATGAATTTAAGAGGAGAGATTATTCCTGTTATCAGTTTAAGAGAGCAGTTTGAGTTAGAACATTTAGATTATACAGATAAGACAAGAATTGTTATTGTAAAATTGGAAGATGCAATGGTAGGCATTATAGTTGATGAAGTGAAAGAAGTCATTGAAATAGCAAATGATCAAATTGAAGCGGTACAAAATATACAAGGTAAAATGAAAACAAGTCATATACTAGGCGTTGGAAAGGTTGAGGAAAATATTGTAACTTTACTCAACTTATCTAATATAATAGAGGAAGCCTTTGAAAATGAGGAATTAAGATAG
- a CDS encoding chemotaxis protein CheA, translated as MDVSQYLQIFIEESKDNLQTLNENLLNLENNPDDIETLNAIFRVAHTLKGMAGTMGFVKMQKLTHTVENVLSEIRAGKLAVNSSIVDTLFQSLDALENYVEEITNTSNEGNEDYAELVKALGRIIENEDKSPTATVHTQASEEVKEKAENPSDQTLMDLPESQQLVKNNALSMGMNVFQVEIELSANCVLKSARAFVIFTDLERLGEIIHCVPSTQDIEDEKFESQFSVVFVTKETKQKIEETILGVSEVEKVVVNAFAPEENFQSNVQQEQSEEHTSTSQTQENNSAQNAKQQVSSKTVRVNIDRLDTLMNLVSELIIVKTQLEGLNVKENETGNNYNDSVEYLERITTSLHDAVMKVRMVPVETVFNRFPRMIRDVSRKLGKEIELVMSGEETELDRTVIDEIGDPLIHLLRNAADHGLETTEERMSIGKPRKGTIKLQAYQDGNSVVIEVEDDGKGININKIKNKAIEKGSVTKEEAATMTEHEAIELLFRPSFSMAEKISDLSGRGVGLDVVKSKITSLGGHVEVQTELGKGSKFIVRLPLTLAIIQALMISIGDEKYAIPLSNIQNIEDVRKEDIKLVQKQEVIVVRDEIIPIIRLRSVLGLPEEVDKDLMMGVIVKKGEKQVGFIIDSLIGQQEIVIKSLGKYLSGIDIIAGATILGNGEVALILDVNSLI; from the coding sequence ATGGACGTTAGTCAATACTTACAAATATTTATTGAAGAATCAAAAGATAATTTACAAACTCTAAATGAAAATCTACTTAATCTAGAAAACAATCCTGATGATATAGAAACTTTAAATGCTATTTTTAGAGTTGCACATACACTTAAAGGTATGGCAGGAACTATGGGGTTTGTAAAGATGCAAAAATTGACCCATACAGTAGAAAATGTATTATCCGAAATTAGAGCGGGTAAGCTTGCTGTTAATTCTAGTATAGTAGATACTCTTTTTCAAAGTTTAGATGCGTTAGAAAATTATGTAGAAGAGATAACTAATACTTCAAATGAAGGCAATGAAGATTATGCCGAACTAGTAAAAGCCCTAGGAAGAATTATAGAAAATGAAGATAAATCACCAACTGCTACTGTACATACACAGGCTAGCGAAGAAGTTAAAGAAAAGGCAGAGAATCCTAGCGATCAAACATTAATGGACTTACCTGAATCACAACAACTAGTAAAGAATAATGCATTAAGCATGGGAATGAATGTTTTTCAAGTAGAGATAGAATTATCTGCAAATTGTGTTTTAAAGTCAGCAAGAGCATTTGTTATTTTTACAGATCTTGAGCGACTAGGAGAGATTATACATTGTGTACCAAGTACGCAAGATATAGAAGACGAAAAATTTGAAAGTCAATTTTCTGTTGTATTTGTTACAAAAGAAACTAAGCAAAAAATAGAAGAAACTATTTTAGGTGTTTCAGAAGTAGAAAAAGTAGTTGTTAATGCATTTGCTCCAGAAGAGAATTTTCAATCTAACGTACAACAAGAACAATCTGAAGAGCATACTTCTACCTCACAAACCCAAGAGAATAATTCAGCACAGAATGCAAAACAACAAGTATCAAGTAAAACAGTAAGAGTTAATATTGACCGCTTAGATACATTGATGAATTTAGTAAGTGAGCTTATTATAGTTAAAACTCAGTTAGAGGGATTAAATGTAAAAGAAAATGAAACGGGAAATAATTATAATGATTCAGTTGAGTACCTAGAACGTATTACAACTAGTTTGCATGATGCAGTTATGAAAGTAAGAATGGTTCCAGTAGAAACAGTGTTTAATCGCTTCCCACGTATGATTCGTGATGTTTCTAGAAAGCTTGGAAAAGAAATAGAACTTGTTATGTCAGGTGAAGAAACAGAACTTGATAGAACTGTAATTGATGAAATCGGTGATCCACTTATTCACTTACTTCGAAATGCAGCCGACCATGGTTTGGAAACAACAGAAGAACGTATGAGTATAGGAAAACCTAGAAAAGGAACCATTAAGTTGCAAGCCTACCAAGATGGCAATAGTGTAGTAATAGAAGTAGAAGATGATGGTAAGGGTATTAATATTAACAAGATTAAAAATAAAGCCATCGAAAAAGGTAGTGTTACCAAAGAAGAAGCAGCTACGATGACTGAACATGAAGCAATAGAACTCCTTTTTAGACCAAGCTTTAGCATGGCTGAAAAAATCTCTGATTTATCAGGAAGAGGAGTAGGCCTAGACGTAGTTAAAAGTAAGATTACTTCACTTGGTGGACACGTAGAGGTACAAACAGAACTTGGGAAAGGAAGCAAATTTATTGTTAGATTACCGCTAACACTGGCTATTATTCAAGCACTAATGATTAGTATTGGTGATGAAAAGTATGCTATTCCATTAAGTAATATTCAAAATATAGAAGATGTAAGAAAAGAAGATATTAAGCTTGTCCAAAAGCAAGAAGTGATTGTTGTAAGAGATGAAATCATTCCAATCATACGCTTACGTAGCGTGTTAGGGTTACCAGAAGAAGTAGATAAAGACTTAATGATGGGTGTCATTGTGAAGAAGGGTGAGAAACAAGTTGGCTTTATTATTGATTCATTAATTGGTCAACAGGAAATTGTTATTAAATCATTAGGTAAATATTTAAGTGGAATAGATATTATTGCAGGAGCTACTATACTAGGAAATGGTGAAGTTGCACTTATTTTAGATGTTAATTCGCTTATATAG
- a CDS encoding CheB methylesterase domain-containing protein gives MSQISRNAATIEEQQYEYIIAMGISTGGPKLLSQIIPTLEQNLSATYLIVQHMPQGFTKNLAARLNSLSALEVKEAEHEEVLKRGTVYIAPGGKQLKIINGLRPQINITDDLPYKGHKPSVNIMMSSLAELKSCSKKMIAVIMTGMGSDGLEGVSDLKRTYPCEVIAQDQASSTVYGMPKAIANAGLADYIASAENITQIIKRIVGDNHGR, from the coding sequence ATGAGTCAGATAAGTAGAAATGCTGCAACCATAGAAGAGCAACAATATGAGTATATTATTGCTATGGGAATATCAACAGGTGGACCCAAACTATTAAGTCAAATTATACCTACTCTAGAACAGAATTTATCTGCAACCTATTTAATTGTACAACATATGCCACAAGGATTTACTAAAAATCTAGCGGCTAGATTAAATAGTTTAAGTGCATTAGAAGTAAAAGAAGCCGAACATGAGGAAGTCTTAAAAAGAGGTACGGTCTATATAGCACCTGGAGGAAAGCAACTTAAAATTATTAATGGATTAAGACCGCAAATTAATATTACAGATGACCTTCCTTATAAAGGGCATAAGCCTTCTGTAAACATTATGATGAGTTCTTTAGCAGAGTTAAAAAGTTGCAGTAAAAAAATGATTGCTGTCATTATGACAGGAATGGGTTCAGATGGGTTGGAAGGCGTAAGTGATTTAAAACGAACATATCCGTGTGAAGTGATTGCTCAAGATCAGGCTTCATCTACGGTTTATGGTATGCCTAAAGCTATAGCAAATGCTGGTTTGGCAGATTATATTGCATCTGCAGAGAATATTACACAAATAATAAAAAGAATAGTGGGGGATAATCATGGACGTTAG
- a CDS encoding MinD/ParA family protein: MNDQAEALRQMVGINEVNKFAQQEDMRIITVASGKGGVGKSNFSVNLGLAMQVLGQNPIILDADFGLANVEIILGERPKFNLSHLIKGQCHIYDLVTTSKYGLPFISGGSGIKDMNFLPTYQIDKISSQLAELSSLTNMLIIDTGAGINDIVVKFCKLAHEVYIIVTPEPTSITDGYALIKTLIGQFDLDTTIKVIVNKAMSQEEAHEVFHKLYYVTEHFLKRPIQYGGFVPYDEQLFKSVKEQVPVFEYNRQAKSSMAYYQIGRIILGDKSKQTIKKENWVSRFKKIFSH, translated from the coding sequence ATGAATGATCAAGCTGAAGCACTTAGACAAATGGTAGGAATAAATGAAGTAAATAAGTTTGCACAGCAAGAGGATATGAGGATTATAACAGTTGCAAGTGGCAAGGGTGGCGTTGGAAAAAGTAATTTTAGTGTCAATCTCGGACTGGCTATGCAAGTACTGGGGCAAAATCCAATTATCTTAGATGCAGATTTTGGGCTAGCTAATGTGGAAATTATTTTAGGTGAGAGGCCAAAGTTTAATTTGTCACATCTTATTAAAGGACAATGTCATATTTATGATTTAGTAACAACGAGTAAATATGGACTTCCTTTTATTTCCGGTGGCTCAGGTATAAAAGATATGAATTTTTTACCTACTTATCAAATTGATAAAATCAGTTCACAATTAGCTGAACTAAGTAGCTTAACAAATATGCTCATTATAGATACTGGAGCAGGCATTAATGATATTGTCGTTAAGTTTTGCAAATTAGCTCATGAGGTTTATATTATTGTAACGCCAGAACCGACTTCTATAACAGATGGTTATGCATTAATAAAAACATTAATTGGCCAATTTGATTTAGATACTACTATTAAAGTTATTGTCAATAAAGCTATGTCTCAAGAAGAAGCGCATGAAGTATTTCATAAACTTTATTATGTAACAGAGCACTTTTTAAAACGGCCTATCCAATACGGAGGATTTGTTCCATATGATGAACAATTATTTAAGTCTGTTAAAGAACAGGTCCCAGTATTTGAATATAATCGTCAAGCTAAGTCTAGTATGGCATATTATCAAATAGGAAGAATTATTTTAGGAGATAAATCTAAGCAAACGATTAAAAAGGAAAATTGGGTAAGTCGATTTAAAAAAATATTTAGTCATTAA
- the flhF gene encoding flagellar biosynthesis protein FlhF — MRILKLKGKSEEKILKEIEKEYGNQAVILSTQQEEQSGLTKWFKTPKTIITIAVKDEDELEQDKKAIEEIPRGNLVAESNEKLKEESYEVLLGLKDQLNQLQREIGTIKQVQLEDKKDSDNDTLEADNKWLNYLKAKLVQLGLKEEICTQYLEGMSDESPEEMIRKIYSELEKSLREKEEKDLAQIIFFIGSTGVGKTTTLAKLTAKYVLEEHKKVVLFTADTYRIAAVEQLKTYADILGVEIEVIYNEAELPQYIEKWKHMDYILIDTAGRSHKNEEQVKELKALMKNVDKKQVFLVLNASTAAKDVVTIVNTYEKAESEFDLIITKLDETDEIGNVVNIGYYANKPIMYLTNGQNVPADIKIFNKDEYITDLLGRISNE, encoded by the coding sequence ATGAGAATACTTAAATTAAAAGGAAAGTCAGAAGAAAAAATACTAAAAGAAATAGAAAAAGAATATGGTAACCAGGCCGTTATACTGAGTACACAGCAAGAAGAACAGAGCGGACTCACAAAGTGGTTTAAAACGCCAAAAACAATTATTACTATTGCAGTAAAAGATGAAGATGAATTAGAACAAGATAAAAAGGCAATAGAAGAAATACCAAGAGGTAATTTAGTAGCAGAATCAAATGAGAAATTAAAAGAGGAATCTTATGAAGTATTATTGGGCCTAAAAGACCAATTAAATCAGTTGCAAAGAGAGATTGGTACCATAAAACAAGTACAGTTAGAAGATAAGAAGGACTCTGATAATGATACATTAGAAGCTGACAATAAATGGCTGAATTATTTGAAAGCAAAATTAGTCCAATTAGGATTAAAAGAAGAGATTTGTACTCAATACTTAGAAGGAATGAGTGATGAATCGCCAGAAGAAATGATTCGTAAGATTTATTCAGAACTAGAGAAATCACTACGTGAAAAAGAAGAAAAGGATCTGGCACAGATTATTTTCTTCATTGGATCCACAGGTGTAGGAAAAACAACTACATTAGCTAAGCTAACAGCAAAATATGTATTAGAAGAACATAAGAAAGTAGTTTTGTTTACAGCAGATACGTATAGAATTGCTGCTGTTGAACAGCTAAAAACTTATGCAGATATTTTAGGCGTAGAAATAGAAGTTATTTATAATGAAGCAGAGTTGCCACAGTACATAGAAAAGTGGAAGCATATGGATTATATACTCATAGATACAGCTGGGCGTTCACATAAGAATGAGGAACAAGTAAAAGAGCTTAAAGCCTTGATGAAAAATGTAGATAAAAAACAAGTGTTTTTAGTATTAAATGCGAGTACAGCAGCAAAAGATGTAGTAACCATTGTAAATACTTATGAGAAGGCAGAATCAGAATTTGATTTAATCATTACAAAGCTTGATGAAACAGACGAAATAGGTAACGTTGTTAATATTGGTTATTATGCTAACAAGCCAATCATGTATTTAACGAACGGTCAAAATGTACCGGCTGATATAAAAATATTTAATAAAGACGAGTATATAACAGATTTGTTAGGGAGAATAAGTAATGAATGA
- the flhA gene encoding flagellar biosynthesis protein FlhA has product MKFKTGDIVLGLFVVGLIFLIIIPLPPTILDVLLIINISISTIILMSALFSKEPLDISLFPTLLLLTTLFRLGLNLSSTRMILRDGYAGEVVQAFGEFVAGGDIVIGCIMFIIITIVNMQVITKGSERVAEVTARFTLDAMPGKQMAIDADLNTGFIDEAEAKKRRKKIQDEAAFFGSMDGAAKFVKNDAVVGIFITFVNVIGGMIIGVAMGGLEFSDALQKFTIVTIGDGLVSAIPSLLISTATGILVTKTSTEQEMSTTLTKQLLSSPLVLMIVGITITILGLFTPMGIVVTLPIAAVWFFIASRLNKQQKIAEVESEIDTEDEAAEEIRKPENVISLLHVDPIELEFGYGIIPLADVHQGGDLLDRVVMIRRQIALELGSIVPIVRLRDNIQLAPNAYSIKIKGVEVAKGEILFDHYMAMNPGYVEEEIDGIATTEPAFGLPALWITEMQREKAEVKGYTVVDCPSIIATHLTEVIKRHLHELLSRQDVQTLINNVAETHPTLISELTPKLLSVGDIQKVLGNLLKEGISIRDLVTICEVLADYATSVRDTDVLTEYVRQGLARAISRKLFTLPTNQVITLDPTVEQQIMSSVQHTEQGAYVALDPKVVQNLMNQLKREVNKLTSVGLQPIILTSPIVRIYFKHLTEQYMPDLIVISYNEIEQDVEIQSIGMVSIA; this is encoded by the coding sequence GTGAAGTTTAAAACAGGTGATATAGTATTAGGGCTTTTTGTGGTAGGGCTCATTTTCCTAATTATCATTCCATTACCACCTACTATCCTAGATGTTTTATTAATTATTAATATATCTATATCAACAATTATATTAATGAGTGCACTTTTTTCAAAAGAGCCACTGGACATATCGTTATTTCCAACATTATTATTACTGACAACATTATTTCGATTAGGCCTTAACCTATCAAGCACGAGAATGATTTTAAGGGATGGCTATGCTGGAGAAGTTGTTCAAGCCTTTGGAGAGTTCGTTGCAGGTGGAGATATTGTTATTGGATGTATTATGTTTATTATTATTACCATTGTTAATATGCAGGTTATTACTAAAGGATCTGAGCGTGTAGCAGAAGTAACAGCAAGATTCACCTTAGACGCTATGCCTGGTAAGCAAATGGCAATAGATGCTGATTTAAATACAGGCTTTATTGATGAAGCAGAAGCAAAGAAACGAAGAAAAAAAATTCAGGATGAGGCGGCTTTCTTTGGTTCTATGGATGGTGCAGCAAAATTTGTTAAAAATGATGCAGTAGTAGGAATTTTTATTACATTTGTTAATGTTATTGGTGGCATGATTATTGGTGTTGCAATGGGAGGATTAGAATTCTCAGATGCTCTCCAAAAATTTACAATAGTAACCATAGGTGATGGTTTAGTAAGTGCCATTCCTTCTTTACTCATTTCTACAGCTACAGGTATTTTAGTAACTAAGACATCTACAGAACAAGAGATGAGCACTACATTAACGAAGCAATTACTTTCTTCTCCACTGGTATTAATGATTGTAGGTATTACTATTACTATTTTAGGATTATTTACTCCTATGGGAATAGTCGTAACATTACCTATTGCAGCAGTTTGGTTCTTTATTGCATCAAGGTTAAATAAACAGCAAAAAATTGCTGAAGTGGAGTCAGAAATAGATACAGAAGATGAAGCAGCAGAAGAGATTAGAAAACCAGAAAATGTCATTTCTTTATTACACGTGGATCCAATAGAGCTTGAGTTTGGATATGGTATTATTCCTCTTGCAGATGTTCATCAAGGGGGAGATCTTTTAGACCGCGTTGTTATGATTAGAAGACAGATAGCGTTAGAATTAGGGAGCATTGTTCCTATCGTACGTTTAAGAGATAATATTCAATTAGCTCCGAATGCCTATAGTATCAAAATTAAAGGTGTAGAAGTGGCAAAAGGAGAGATTTTGTTTGATCACTATATGGCAATGAATCCAGGCTATGTTGAAGAGGAAATTGATGGTATTGCCACAACAGAACCAGCCTTTGGACTTCCAGCATTATGGATTACTGAGATGCAAAGAGAAAAAGCAGAGGTCAAAGGATATACAGTAGTAGATTGTCCATCCATTATTGCAACACATTTAACAGAGGTTATTAAGCGTCATTTACATGAGCTACTTAGTAGGCAAGATGTACAAACACTTATTAATAATGTGGCAGAGACACATCCAACCTTAATTAGTGAATTAACACCAAAACTACTTAGCGTTGGGGATATTCAAAAGGTACTAGGCAACTTATTAAAAGAGGGCATTTCTATTAGAGATTTAGTAACAATATGTGAAGTATTAGCAGATTATGCAACAAGTGTACGCGATACAGATGTATTAACTGAATATGTAAGACAAGGACTAGCAAGAGCTATTTCAAGGAAATTATTTACACTGCCAACAAACCAAGTGATTACACTCGATCCAACTGTTGAGCAGCAGATTATGTCTAGTGTACAACACACAGAGCAAGGTGCATATGTTGCATTAGATCCTAAAGTAGTTCAAAATCTAATGAATCAATTGAAAAGAGAAGTGAATAAATTAACTTCTGTAGGATTACAACCTATTATTTTGACTTCACCTATTGTGAGAATTTATTTTAAGCATTTGACTGAACAGTATATGCCAGATTTAATTGTTATTTCATACAATGAAATTGAACAAGATGTAGAGATTCAGTCAATAGGGATGGTGAGCATTGCATGA